In Pantoea cypripedii, the DNA window TTTTGCTGTCGCCAGTCCTTATCTGGCGCAGCAGGCAGATTTGATTGAGGCGGGCCTGTCGTTACAGGAGCAGGGGGCTGATGTGGTGGTACTGGATTGCATCGGTTATCACCAGAAGCATCGTGATTTTCTGCAGAAGATGCTGGGGATTCCGGTCTTGCTGTCTAATGTGCTGGTTGCCAAACTGGCGGCGGAATTGATCGTTTAATCCACAAGGATCACAACTTGCGAGACCACCTGTCATTTCGCGTGACAGATCAGCGAGTTCCCTTGTAATCTGCCAGTCAACCTAATGTGCTGTGAGGAAGTGACATGCTCAACGTGAGTGAGTATTTTGACGGAAAAGTGAAGTCCATTGGTTTCGATAGTGTCACCATTGGGCGCGCAAGCGTGGGCGTGATGGCGGAAGGTGAATACACCTTCGGTACAGGGCAGCCGGAAGAGATGACGGTTGTCAGCGGTGCACTGAAAGTCCTGCTGCCGGGTGAAACCGAATGGAAATGGTATGAAGCGGGTAGCGTGTTCAACGTGCCGGGCCAGAGCGAGTTCCATCTTCAGGTCGCTGAGCCAACCTCCTATCTGTGCCGCTATCTGTAAGCCCTTGCCCCAGGCCGCAGATTGCGGCCTTTTTTGTCCGATTCACCTCACAAAATTTGTAATTTTAATTTTTTATTCTATCTTCAATTTAAAATAATTATTTCTCTTTTATTTGACGCTTTTCAAGCAGATGAATTAAGTTTAATTAGTTGAATCATTAATTAACTCGCCGTTATGTTAAATTTTCTGGCAAATAAGTTGGTTGCATATTGATTTTATCTGTATTAAAAATGACCCCGTTCACTGGATAATGATTCTAAAAAGGAGCTTAGCATGTCGATTGGTCGAATATACACAGCACCTATTTTACCAGAACCTGTTATTCGTTCTGATACAAAATACTCTGAAGCATCACCGTCATTGGCTGGTTTTATTACCCATGTTCTCTGTGCAGCATGCAAGGAACGACCGGATTCATTTAAGCATAAGGTTAATTCGCGTGTCAGTCTCAATGAATTGCCTCCGGCAAATAAACGCTGGTTCGGTAAGACGGTGCCGCCACTTTCCGAGCCTGTTGTCAAACCGGCACCGGTTAAGCTAACAAGAGGTTTTTTCTCACCCTTTAGCGGGAAGATACATATTCCCAGTCTTAAGTTTAATAAAGCTGCCAGCTATTCCCCTGAAAAGGCTGCTATTAAAACTATGCAGAAGAAACCTGCGTCAAAATCCAAAACGGTCATCCAGCATGTAGGATATTACGATGACTTAGCGCGGTTTATTACGAAAGTTAGTAAAATGAACAAGTATCCCTCAGATATCACGCTGGAAAAGATATTGGATAAAATTGAAGCAGGAGAAACTGATTTATGGGATAACGAGGATGCATCCCCATCCCCATCTCCTGCTTCAGAACGTCGTACATTGCCGAAGGATATCGGAGAGACATCCTCGTTGTCCGGCAGTGACTCAGGGTGCGACATTATTTCTGATGGTGAAGACGCGTCCAGGCCACCTGTCCCACTCGAACCGGTTGTTATTATAAAAACGGCAAAGGACAGGAAAGCAGAGAATTTGCAAGTTAAAGTAGATAACTTTTATAACCAATTTGATGAAAGCCGCACCAGGGAAAATGACAGACGAAGGCCTAATCCTTCTGCCTTTACGCTAAAAGCGCAGATAAGCAACCACCACCTTTGTCAAAAGGCTAAACCACCCATCATCATCCAGACATGGACTGCGCGGGAACTTCAGAATAGCAAGCTTGAGGGTTTTGTTATTCCATTCAATCATTCTGATTATTTAGCGGTGGAGAATGACAGGAATAGAAAGTTGTCGGTCCGAAGTTCTGATGATGATTTCTTAGAGGAGCTGAAAAAAGAAATAAAAGAATGTGCACGTATTTTTGAAGAGA includes these proteins:
- the ppnP gene encoding pyrimidine/purine nucleoside phosphorylase, translating into MLNVSEYFDGKVKSIGFDSVTIGRASVGVMAEGEYTFGTGQPEEMTVVSGALKVLLPGETEWKWYEAGSVFNVPGQSEFHLQVAEPTSYLCRYL